Within Equus quagga isolate Etosha38 unplaced genomic scaffold, UCLA_HA_Equagga_1.0 73442_RagTag, whole genome shotgun sequence, the genomic segment cctggatgcggacttacgcactgcttgtcaagccatgctgtggcaggcatcccacatataaggtagaggaagatgggcatggatattagctcaggattagtcttcctcagcaacaaagaggaggattggtggttgatgttagctcaaggctaatcttcctcaaaaaaaaaattactatagacaaataataataagatgAACAATATATTTGGCTGCCAGATTACATAAATTTATTAGAGTAAAATTTTCGTTAATTGCTTTGAGATGAAAATACAATAGTATACGTCCTATCAATTATACAGATATTAGGACTTAATTTTCGGCTACTCATTAAATTCAGGGTCTGCTAAAAGTTGGTAAAGCAAGAAACTGGTAAtctaagaataaaagaatagtAGTAACAGGTGAGATGAAAACAACGGCTATACTGAGTAGAGACTTTGACCTCAATACTCAaaaggatctgaaccctcaaCAAGTTGATCCACAGAAATTGGATCTACAGGCTGGCCTGTAGCATGATGATTGGCAGctcctggaggcagaggaggcaggataGCAGAATCTGGATCCATAGCTCGGGGAAGGAAAGCCACAGACACCATAACCCAGGGGTCTGAAGCCACCGGATCCACAGCCCAGTGAGTAGCAGCTTCTAGATCCATAGCTCagggagcagcagctgctggaCCCAGAGACCAGTGACCTGGCATAAGTTGACCGGCAGGGACTGCAGACTGTGGAGATCCTTGGACGGTAGCAGGACCTCTGGCAGGGGCTGGACACCACACAGGACATCTGGTATCTGAGGGGCTTCCAGCAGGTCTCCCCACAGCCACTGTAAAAAGAAGAGCCCAGCTGGCAGGTGCTGGGAGAGCAGAGATCAGTGCTGTAGACCAGGTTGCTGGGGTAGGAAGAGccacagaaggagcctgggtaGCGCAGGTAGCCCCCAAGGGAGCGGGAGGAGAAGTTTCCAGAGCAGCAGCTGTAGGACATGTTGACAGGAGAGGTGAGTTCAGCTGAGTTACAGTGGGAAGattctgagttttaattttgcCTTCTGAACTGGGGCATTTATATACTCTCAGCAGTGGGTGTGGCACTGTTCCTACACTGGATTTCCTCTTTCGCATATGTGTTACTCAATAATCTTCTGTGTAATGCGGtttcatttgaattgtttttcacaTATTCTATTTATGGGCGCCATAATTTTGTTGTTACAGCCAAAGCCAATGAACTACTCCTATGTCAGAAATGCTATGACTGTTTTACATTAATGCACATGCCTTCATGGCcaggaaagcttttcctctggTTTATGCTACCTGTATCTGCTTCCTAAGCATCCACATCTGGTTTTGCTGGTAGATGCTTTTCTCTTGAGAGAGAGGAATGAGATAACACCAATTTTCTCCTGGAACAATGGATCAAAGGCTCCGTTTCCATCTGGGTGGATGCCTTCCTGGAATGATCCATCTTGTCACTATTCATCTCCATTCTCCAAATTACTTGATGGTAATTTGTTAaggcagcaatagaaaaacaatacacCAAGTACTATAGTATGCTAATATACCAAGTACTGTATAACACACAGTGTGTCTCTCAACCATTGAAGACAGaccaaaaatagataaaacaaagaGACTGAGAGAGATGGCTAGAGACTGAAAGACACTCTGCCATGTATTTGAAGATAAGGTGACAAAAAAGGGGGTCAATTGAAACAGCCCCAGGGAAGATCAATCTGGCCCAACTTTCCACAGCCAAGAGGGTAGCACTAGTGTGATAAGGGGTAGAAATACCGAAAATGGAACACAGAGAAGGCTCAggaatttcagtcttttttctattgCATTCTTAAATTACGGTCTGTTTCATcccaatatctttaaaattaaaacttttcaaaattagtgtattttatgaattttgatatattgtcCTTTATATCATCTACATCTATAAATATCCAGGGCATCTACGGCCTTAGGATGTCTCTAGGTTTTCACTGCACAGGCTTTGACTAACTCTCTGGCACTTGCAGAGCCACGGACCACTGTGCATTTTCCTGCTTAAAAGTGAAGtttcttttccagttctcttttcttctgcaggCTATCtgaatgtttctctttctctctccctttctgtgcctatttttttctttctttctttctctcaatttctttctctctttctcttttgttttttctctctgtccccccaccatttttctttcctgctttttccctgtatatttgacttcttcttttgttttcctttgttaattttattttttgcctctgCTTAACTATAGCtccaaagttaaagaaaaaagtttggtaGATTTATCATAGTCTTAGAGCATAACCTTCTGCCTTCTAAGTTCCTTCACAAAATATCTGATGTTAGAGTACAACCAGTTTCCCGATCCAGGGAAACGTCCGGTCACGGTTGAAggcaatattttcttattttattttctaataacaCTGTAAGAAACTTACAGCAATGATGTTAGAGCGTATCAAACTTTCACAATAAAatctatctccattttaaaagtaGCATAATGTAGACCTTCTAGAAGGAAGAGGACTGAAGAAAAAAGTAAGTGCACCCAATTCTAACAGCTACTTGGTGAgtcctttattttctgttcttctaGAGCAGAGGTCATTTCTCCTTGCTTTATGCCTGAGCAAGTAAGGAAAGTGTCCTATTGATACAATACTGCAGACACTATTCCTTgtctatattttctgttttctaacacAATTCTAAATTATCTTGATGTTGGTCAAAGGTACAAGATTTCAGTTgtgcaggatgaataagttctggagatctagtGTACAGCACGATcactatagctaataatactatTAATACTATTTCATATCTTGAACTTTGCTAAATGAGGTattttaagtgttctcaccacacacgaAAAATTGCAACCATGTGaaatgatggatatgttaattagtttgattttggtaatcatttcacaatgtatactgAATCAAaacatcacgttgtacactttaaacatataCAACTTTTATTTGTCACTTACACTttcataaagctggaaaaaacaaaataatcttgaaGGTAAAACTCAGGAGTTAAATTGGGGAGCTTAGATTTATCAGCCCAAACTGGAAAATTTAGTGAATTTGTCTTCTGTTACTCCAGTCTCCTTATTCACAGATCGTTCTCTGACAAGaggtatttttctctttactttccttCTAAATCTCTAAACCTTCATCTACGTTAAgttaatataaatttaagaagaatttgTAAACTCATAACCTTGGACTAAATTAACCTCAAGGATCACATCATTTGTTCCATATATCATAGCCCTCCaccattgctttttcttttttactgagttGTCGACAATTCAACActgaaatattttgcataaaaccTATCACTCTGAGCTGTGCATCCAGTGGCTTCTGATCTTTTGATTTCAGAGTCCCATCACTGACTGGGAACAAAATGGTTTTGATATTCGTGATGTGTTACCAACAGAATCTCATTCATAGAAAGTTACAACCTTGACATCCACCTACTGCTCTTCTCCAAATTACCAGTCAACTTGTCACTGCAGGCTGGGgatctttcttttcctaatcATCTAGGTTAGAAGCTCAATAAACAAGAGCCAATAATTCTTATGTTAAGATTCTCTTTAATCACTATGTATTACTAACTATTAGCCACAAAATACATACTCTATTATTATCCAACTTAGATTAGAAGACTTTGAATTCTGTACTTTCGAAAATATATTCATTGGATAAAGGTATCATGGTTGCTTTTCTTAAATGCGCTACATGCAACACTAAAGCACATTTCTCTCTGtaatatgtgtttgtgtgtaataTTTTTCCCTCGGGatccttttattaaaattttacaaggTAAGAAACAATGAAGATTTCTCAATAAACATGTTAATGAGGAATCCAAGCATGTGTTTTTCTATAAGTTATCCAGAAACAATGGGTGAGAACATGGATTCCAAGGTGaattgtttatttgggaggtgatctcaGTAAATAACTGTAGGAGAGTGAGAAAATATGACATGGAATGCAAGGAAGGCAATAGAAGGTGCATTATGAAGCCAGGTGCCACTGTAAACAACTGGAGCTCGAGTCTAGTGGAGAATTCCCTGCACAGGGGCTCAGCATGTCCTATGAAGTGAAAATGTCCTCAGGTAGATTTCTACAGATGGCCCCAGTTATCAGTCTTCACTGTACAGATGATTACCTAGGGGATATAGGCAGGGCATTGACAGCTTCTGTTGGGGATGGGGCATCACTTAGAAAAGCATAGATAcaataaatatgcaaatgaatgagaTAAGATCTGTAAGGATAAAATGGggtgagacaagcagaaaggtgTGAAGACACTCGGTGAGTTTAGGCCATATTGTAACAGTGTAAGGCACGTGTATGTGGTACGGAAATGGAAGACAGGGCTACAGAGAAAGGCTGGAGACCCACAACTGAAGTATTGTTTtcccctgatgatcagtgatgttgagcctGTTTTCATAACCTGTCATTCatttatatctcttttttttcttttttgaaccaGCACAAAATCCACTTATCATGTTGCAGCCACTCAGAGGCAGAAGCTGGCTGGCGCCCTCTCCTCGGGGGCATGTGCAGTATTTGAATTTCCTAAATTTTGGTAGATGTCATTTACTAtcattaaaactataataatgaGCTTTTAAATGGTCGCCTTCACCATAGCTCCTCACTTATTCGAATCGCtctcatgtattttgaaaataaataaatctttctaaattacataaaattagcAAGTTAACATTGCTTAAAATATTGAACCATTCCTCTCAATGagaatagaaaagctgaaaaaaattaaggaaaaaactcCTCTGTTTGAAAACTTCAGAGAAATACCAAAACATTCCAGAAACACAGAGATCTGTATGGGCCAGAGAGGAAGTCCAAAGAAATGAGCCTGCACCTGAAGTCGCTATTCCCTTAGAATTCTGTGCTGAGTTTGAAAGCAGTGACTAGGAGGCCAAGAGAATTTCCACAAAGTCATAGggctagaaaaacaaaattggtatTCAGGGCCTAGCAAAGAGTTGAGACCACCGGAAATATCCCAAACAGTGGAGAGCCAATTCTTAGAAGTAAAATTGAATTGCTAATAGCTTCTTACAGGGACTGAAACCCTGGTTTGAATTATCTTAATTTCTGATGGGATTTAAATGATCTATTATACTGGTGTCCTTATCCTAGCAGCCCGCCAGACATATGAGTAACTCTTCTCTGTAGAAGGCGAAATCATCCTGGTTTTTGCATGTGTGCAAGTGTTTTAAATTGGTCTCTGCTTGTGACTGTGTCTTGGTTCTGGTCCCTCACTGTCACCATGTCTCCAAATAAATGCTTAGGTTTCTCTCTGGTTCTAGCCATCAATGATCAATTTGTCTTGGCTCgtattttttctctccactgGATTGGAGACACACTGTTTAATAGATGGACGATAATTTTGGAGAACAAGAAAACGTGGTGACAAGTAAGGTCAGTCCTTAGTAGGTTCCTCTTAAGGCCAAAGTTGTGCCTCTGacacatggacaaagaagaaaggtcattttatctcatttcccACCATTTGAGAAGAGTATTTTCCCATTATTGCCAGAAACAAGACACGTAAAGATTATgacaagaggaaaaagagaggctTTCCTGGCTGCGATGGGATAAGTGTTTGTGTGAAACAGTCATGGCATTTCTGACAAGGGAGTGGTTCATTGGCTTTGGCTATAACACCAGAATTATAGTACCCATAAATATTATGTGTGAAAAACTATTCATTTGCAATTACAGAGAAGATTACTGAATTACACCTATGTAAATGAGAGAGCACAAATATCTAAAGGATGACCCTGTAGGTTACCACACCTAGTGCTGAGAGTATATAAATGCCCCACTCCAGAAGGCAAAATTAAAACTCAGATATTCCCACTGTAACTCAGCTGAACTCACCTCTCCTGTCAACATGTCCTACAGCTGCTGCTCTGGAAACTTCTCCTCCCGCTCCCTTGGGGGCTTCCTGCGCTACCCAGGCTCCTCCTGTGGCTCTTCCTACCCCAGCAACCTGGTCTACAGCACTGATCTCTGCTCTCCCAGCACCTGCCAGCTGGGCTCCTCTCTCTACGGTGGCTGTCAGAAGACTTACTGGGAGCCCACCAGATACCAGACGTCCTGTGTGGTGTCCAGCCCCTGCCAGAGGTCCTGCTACCGTCCAAGGATCTCCACAGTCTGCAGTCCCTGCCGGTCAACTTATGCCAGGTCACTGGTCTCTGGGtccagcagctgctgctccctGAGCTATGGATCTAGAAGCTGCTACTCACTGGGCTGTGGATCCGGTGGCTTCGGACCCCTGGGTTATGGAGTCTGTGGCTTCCCTTCCCTGAGCTATGGATCCAGTGTCTGCTACCCAATCTACTTTCCTTCCAGGAGTTTCCATTCACCTTGTTACTAGCCACTCTGTAGATCTGGCTTCTACTGATTGATTTGTAGAAAAGCCAAACCCATTTGAGAAATGCCGATTCTGTACTGAGATTATCTattatcttgttttcctccaTTGAAAAGTATTCTAATATTCCCTGACCACCACCAGTTCTTTACCTCTCCAGCCCTTAACACTGGCTGATAGATGAACTCTGtcaaactgaaaaattaatgAGCAATTCAAATTGCACTGATGATACAATTTCTGGTTTTGCATTTCTCCCCAAAACAGATGAGAAGTCAAgtaattttatcttaataaacACTTCATTCTGTCCAAATATGCTGTTAATGTTGTTATTTATTAGTTACATGTCAACTAGGATTTGTGTTGTCATTGCTTCTGTTAATGCACTTTGGAAAACTCAGATTGTAGGGGCTGTGCACTAATTTTGGTTGGGCTTAGATATTTCCCCCTCTTTAAGCAGGAATTCTCTGGATGCCCACAGTTTCTAGGTGCCACCTTGAATGAAAATCTCAAGAGATTTGACTATATTGTTCACACAATGAATATGGACTGTGCGTCTCTAAAGACATTATGCATCAGAGAGGCTTGAAGAGTATAGGAACAAAGTTTAGATTTATATGACGAGGGCTGTGCATGAAGGGTATTCAAATGGAAGACTAGAGTGCGGGTGTACATCTTTAGAAAGAGAGCACTTATGAGATTTAGACAATCACAGTGCAGGAAAcatctcatatttttttaattggctaaCTCTCTGTACCCCAATTACAATTTTCAATCTGCTCAAATTATGTCCATTTGTATAAGAAGGCAGGCAACAAACTTAGATGGGAAGGAACTAGGCTCAGCAGGTGTGAAGTCGCACCTTGGTTCTTTTCCAACAAATAAACAGAATCTGGCTGCAAACAAGACATATTTAATATCATCAAAAATAACTGTTTCAGCtgtatattgaaataaaattgcaaatcCTTTATTTATACCCTTCTTCTCTCTTACATCCAGGTATTATAAAAAGTAAGGTACTAAGATAGATAGTATGACAACAATTGGAGAAATAATCTTTATATAGAACAAGTGATGTTCAAATACTTTTgctattctttattttgtaagaTCCTCAAATATCCCTGAAATTAGGAAGTTGAATGCAGAGTAGTGAGCCTTGGCAAAAAACTCAGTCTTATAGGTATATCTCAGTCTCCTCATCATGCTCTCTTTACTTCCTCCCTTATTGCCAATGTAATAAAAGATGAAACATAAAAGGATCTGTAGAGTTCATCATATGCAACCTATTTAATCTACAGAGGTGAAGATTGAAACATGGAAGAGTTCAAAAGAGGTTTACAAGGTTGCACAGCAAGTTATTGTAGAGTTATGTGTAGTTCCACTTTATTCCAGCCAACTGTACCATTCCCTCCTATGTTCTTTCTTCCATCATgtgctccttctcttcctcatcttcctctcccaccGCCCTCTCCTCCACCATGTATAGGAAATAGCTATGGCGCTTatataattagagaaaaaaagaaataatgacagaaaactttgggaaaaaattaaatcagccATTGcgttataaaattgaaaatggtAAATAGCACACTCCTCTGTAAGCAGCAATGCTGGCGACATTTAAAAATCCTAGTTGATCTCATGCTCATAATCTCcaaccaagagaaacaaaaaaatgt encodes:
- the LOC124234358 gene encoding keratin-associated protein 13-1-like, giving the protein MSYSCCSGNFSSRSLGGFLRYPGSSCGSSYPSNLVYSTDLCSPSTCQLGSSLYGGCQKTYWEPTRYQTSCVVSSPCQRSCYRPRISTVCSPCRSTYARSLVSGSSSCCSLSYGSRSCYSLGCGSGGFGPLGYGVCGFPSLSYGSSVCYPIYFPSRSFHSPCY